The Mycolicibacterium smegmatis genome has a window encoding:
- the purN gene encoding phosphoribosylglycinamide formyltransferase, whose product MQQPLRVPPSAPARLVVLASGAGSLLASLLEAATGEYPARVVAVGTDRKCAALDVAAAADVPTYTVRLADHADRAAWDAALTAATAEHHPDLVVSAGFMKILGAEFLSRFPGRVVNTHPALLPAFPGAHAVREALNYGVRVTGCTVHLVDSGVDTGPILAQQVVEIDDDDTEETLHERIKVVERRLLVDVLAALATRGVIWTGRKATFG is encoded by the coding sequence GTGCAGCAACCACTACGAGTGCCTCCGAGTGCACCGGCACGGCTGGTGGTGCTTGCTTCAGGCGCCGGATCGTTGCTCGCGTCGCTACTGGAAGCCGCCACGGGCGAATACCCCGCGCGGGTGGTCGCTGTGGGCACCGACCGCAAATGCGCGGCCCTCGACGTCGCCGCCGCCGCGGACGTGCCTACGTACACGGTGCGCCTCGCAGACCATGCCGATCGCGCGGCCTGGGACGCTGCGCTGACCGCCGCCACCGCCGAGCACCACCCGGATCTGGTGGTCTCCGCCGGGTTCATGAAGATCCTCGGCGCCGAATTCCTCTCCCGTTTCCCGGGTCGCGTGGTCAACACCCATCCGGCCCTGCTGCCCGCGTTCCCCGGCGCCCACGCGGTACGAGAGGCGCTCAACTACGGCGTGCGGGTCACCGGGTGCACGGTGCACCTGGTGGATTCGGGCGTCGACACCGGGCCGATTCTGGCCCAGCAGGTCGTCGAGATCGACGACGATGACACCGAAGAGACTCTGCACGAACGCATCAAGGTCGTCGAACGACGGCTCCTGGTGGACGTGCTGGCAGCGCTGGCGACACGCGGCGTGATCTGGACAGGACGAAAGGCGACCTTCGGATGA